In Pseudobacter ginsenosidimutans, the following are encoded in one genomic region:
- a CDS encoding 1-deoxy-D-xylulose-5-phosphate reductoisomerase, with the protein MSNSFPQKRIALFGSTGSIGTQALEVIAANPDKFTAEVLTAHSNDELLVRQALQFHPNIVVIGDDKKYAKVKAALAATDVKVFAGEQALEEVAAMDCYDMMLAAIVGFAGLRPTLKALEIGKAIALANKETLVVAGDIVMQKAVEHRAPVIPVDSEHSAIFQCLVGETRNRIEKIVLTASGGPFLGKKPNYLVNVKRDHALQHPNWNMGAKITIDSATLMNKGLEMIEAKWLFNLKPEQIEVLVHPQSIIHSMVMFEDGSIKAQMGLPDMKLPIQYAMAFPGRIPNDFPRYDFRKPSQLSFEEPDVKTFRNLTLATDALFKGGNLPCVLNAANEIAVYAFLRNRIGFLDMTDLIEKTMEAIPFIEHPTLEEYFESDAEARNFAASAIKL; encoded by the coding sequence ATGTCAAACAGTTTTCCTCAGAAACGTATTGCTTTATTCGGATCCACAGGTTCTATCGGAACTCAGGCTTTGGAAGTGATTGCGGCCAATCCCGACAAATTCACTGCCGAAGTGCTGACTGCCCACAGCAATGATGAACTGCTGGTGAGGCAGGCATTGCAGTTCCATCCTAATATTGTTGTTATCGGCGACGATAAGAAATATGCCAAAGTGAAAGCAGCGCTGGCCGCTACAGACGTGAAAGTGTTTGCAGGCGAACAGGCTCTGGAAGAAGTGGCTGCGATGGATTGTTATGATATGATGCTGGCCGCCATCGTTGGTTTTGCCGGCCTTCGTCCAACGCTCAAAGCTTTGGAGATCGGCAAGGCGATTGCACTTGCCAATAAAGAAACCCTGGTAGTGGCAGGAGATATCGTGATGCAAAAAGCCGTGGAGCACCGCGCGCCTGTGATACCGGTGGACTCAGAGCATTCCGCCATCTTTCAATGCCTGGTAGGCGAAACACGCAACCGCATCGAGAAGATCGTGCTCACTGCTTCGGGCGGTCCCTTCCTGGGGAAGAAGCCGAATTACCTCGTGAACGTGAAGCGCGATCACGCACTGCAGCATCCTAACTGGAATATGGGAGCGAAGATCACTATCGATTCCGCTACCCTCATGAACAAGGGACTGGAAATGATCGAAGCCAAATGGCTGTTCAATCTGAAGCCTGAGCAGATAGAAGTGCTGGTGCATCCGCAAAGCATCATCCATAGCATGGTGATGTTTGAAGACGGCAGCATCAAAGCGCAGATGGGCCTGCCCGATATGAAGCTGCCTATCCAGTATGCGATGGCATTCCCCGGCCGGATCCCGAACGATTTTCCAAGATATGATTTCCGCAAACCTTCACAGCTGAGCTTCGAAGAGCCGGATGTGAAAACATTCCGCAATCTCACGCTGGCCACCGATGCGCTTTTCAAGGGAGGTAATCTTCCCTGCGTGCTGAATGCGGCCAATGAAATTGCGGTGTATGCTTTCCTGCGCAACAGGATCGGATTCCTGGACATGACGGACCTGATAGAGAAAACCATGGAGGCGATCCCATTCATAGAGCATCCCACACTGGAAGAATATTTTGAGAGTGATGCGGAGGCCCGTAATTTCGCCGCTTCGGCAATTAAGCTTTGA
- the rseP gene encoding RIP metalloprotease RseP has translation MITLLAIDWAVVGIKAVQLLLCLSILVVLHEMGHFLPAKWFKCRVEKFYLFFDPYFSIVKKKIGDTVYGIGWLPLGGYVKISGMIDESMDKEQMKQEPQPWEFRSKPAWQRLIIMIGGVTVNVILGFLLFAMILFVWGERKLPMANLPHGVATNVISEKAGLKSGDRILSIDGRPVDDFFSLTKDVILDEAQVLQVERDGQKMDIPVPKGTINSLIKRKAQLVEPRVYPIVDTVVRAVTNFTQDSLVKGDKIIALNGTAVTYFDEFLKSKKELKNQEISMTVLRGADTVEVRAKTDSNASVGFNTDIYKQAGAFDQKYGFFASIPAGIHKGWETLSMNVKNFKLLFTSDEVKASESLGSFISIGNMFADQWDWERFWTMTALLSMVLAFMNILPIPALDGGHVMFTLYEMVTGRKPGEKFLEYAQMVGMVLLLALMAYAFGLDIWRTITGKG, from the coding sequence ATGATAACATTGTTAGCAATCGATTGGGCAGTAGTAGGCATTAAGGCGGTACAGTTACTATTGTGTTTGTCCATCCTGGTAGTGCTTCACGAGATGGGCCATTTTCTCCCGGCCAAATGGTTTAAGTGCAGAGTTGAAAAGTTCTACCTCTTCTTCGATCCTTACTTTTCCATCGTTAAAAAGAAAATTGGTGATACCGTTTACGGGATCGGCTGGTTGCCACTGGGTGGTTATGTGAAGATCTCCGGTATGATCGATGAGAGCATGGACAAAGAGCAAATGAAACAGGAGCCACAGCCCTGGGAGTTCCGCAGCAAACCAGCCTGGCAGCGACTGATCATCATGATCGGCGGTGTAACCGTGAACGTGATCCTCGGCTTCCTGCTCTTCGCGATGATTCTGTTCGTTTGGGGCGAAAGAAAATTGCCCATGGCCAATCTGCCGCATGGTGTTGCCACCAATGTGATCAGTGAGAAAGCAGGATTGAAGAGCGGAGACAGGATCCTGAGCATCGATGGCCGACCTGTAGACGATTTCTTCTCCCTCACCAAAGATGTGATCCTTGATGAAGCACAGGTTTTGCAGGTAGAGCGTGATGGTCAGAAAATGGATATCCCTGTTCCCAAAGGAACTATCAATAGCCTGATCAAGCGCAAGGCGCAACTGGTTGAACCCAGGGTATATCCCATTGTGGACACTGTTGTGAGAGCAGTGACCAACTTCACTCAGGACAGCCTCGTGAAAGGAGACAAGATCATTGCCCTGAACGGTACAGCTGTTACCTATTTCGATGAGTTCCTCAAATCCAAAAAGGAGCTGAAGAACCAGGAGATCAGCATGACCGTTCTTCGTGGAGCCGACACCGTTGAAGTGCGTGCTAAAACAGACAGCAACGCTTCCGTTGGTTTCAATACCGATATTTACAAACAGGCAGGCGCATTCGATCAGAAATATGGTTTCTTCGCTTCTATCCCTGCGGGTATCCATAAGGGTTGGGAAACGCTAAGCATGAATGTAAAGAATTTCAAACTCCTCTTTACTTCCGATGAAGTGAAAGCCAGCGAATCGCTCGGCAGCTTTATCAGTATCGGTAATATGTTTGCCGATCAGTGGGATTGGGAAAGGTTTTGGACCATGACTGCTTTGCTGAGTATGGTGCTGGCCTTTATGAATATCCTGCCGATCCCTGCGCTGGATGGTGGTCACGTGATGTTCACACTCTATGAAATGGTTACCGGCAGAAAGCCTGGCGAGAAATTCCTGGAGTATGCACAGATGGTGGGCATGGTGCTGCTGCTGGCTTTGATGGCTTACGCGTTCGGTCTGGATATCTGGAGAACGATCACAGGAAAAGGATAA
- a CDS encoding RNA polymerase sigma factor has product MSIYQSYAEQQLLLQISRRDELAFAELVKRYRENIYTTALRLVHRRVLAEEVLQDVFLKVWLNAAGLPELDNFPAWLNRVARNTIYTAFRQSLKENVVELNEEVEEAAHFLEEDRILDKEYSALLHEAVNSLPPRQQQTWRLIREEGKKRAEVAAELNISPETVKFHLEAAVKNVRAYCLSRLPAAIAMLLIGIK; this is encoded by the coding sequence TTGTCTATTTATCAATCATACGCAGAACAACAATTGCTTCTTCAGATCTCACGAAGAGATGAACTGGCTTTTGCAGAACTGGTGAAACGCTATCGCGAAAACATCTATACCACTGCATTGCGGCTGGTACACCGCCGCGTGCTGGCAGAAGAAGTGCTGCAGGATGTATTTCTGAAAGTATGGCTGAATGCAGCAGGTTTACCGGAGCTGGATAATTTCCCAGCCTGGCTGAATCGCGTAGCACGCAACACCATTTACACGGCTTTCCGGCAGTCGCTGAAAGAGAATGTAGTGGAATTGAACGAAGAGGTTGAAGAGGCCGCTCATTTCCTGGAGGAAGACAGGATACTCGATAAAGAATACAGCGCATTATTGCATGAAGCTGTGAACAGCCTGCCTCCCAGGCAGCAACAAACCTGGCGGCTTATTCGCGAGGAAGGAAAGAAAAGAGCGGAAGTAGCAGCCGAATTGAATATCTCCCCCGAAACCGTAAAATTTCATCTCGAGGCTGCTGTAAAAAATGTACGCGCCTATTGCCTCAGTCGCTTGCCTGCTGCTATCGCCATGCTTCTGATCGGCATCAAATAA
- a CDS encoding FecR family protein encodes MTTDKLIELFGKCQSQTATAAEKAVLLSMLEDAGNEEAIRNLIDGQLAEEKPLQDISDSTFNAMLEAIFRAGNNLPAPVRKISFLQRWGRVAAAVLILLAGITAIALLMNRKEEHQQPALVQYPLDLPPGKNGAVLTLSDGSQLVLDSLNNGLIGTQNGAAVVLKNGELAYQPAEQTSVTVTFNTMSTPKGRQFSLLLPDGTKVWLNAASSLRYPTIFADNERKVEISGEAYFEVAKDARKPFYVSIGGRAAIEVLGTSFNVNAYENEVAVNTTLIDGSIAVSALSGTLKPGGNRVVLQPAQLARITTQAGANTQPEKILVVDNVDTGKITAWKDGIFNFNGTRLEEVMRQLERWYDIKVVYEKEIPNIRFGGKMSRNLNLDELLKILEASEVRFRMEEGRRLVVLP; translated from the coding sequence ATGACCACAGATAAACTGATTGAACTATTCGGAAAATGTCAGTCGCAAACGGCAACCGCTGCAGAGAAAGCGGTGTTGCTTTCCATGCTGGAAGATGCCGGTAATGAAGAAGCGATCAGGAACCTGATCGACGGGCAACTGGCGGAAGAAAAACCGTTGCAGGATATTTCAGATAGTACATTCAACGCCATGCTGGAAGCTATTTTCAGGGCAGGCAATAATCTGCCGGCTCCTGTTCGCAAAATATCTTTCCTGCAACGCTGGGGCAGGGTGGCTGCGGCTGTACTTATACTGTTGGCAGGCATTACGGCCATTGCCTTATTGATGAACAGGAAAGAGGAGCATCAGCAACCTGCACTGGTACAGTATCCGCTGGATCTGCCTCCCGGAAAAAATGGCGCGGTGCTAACCCTTTCCGATGGTTCACAACTGGTACTCGATTCATTGAACAATGGATTGATCGGTACACAGAATGGTGCAGCAGTAGTACTCAAAAACGGAGAGCTTGCTTATCAGCCAGCTGAACAAACCTCCGTAACTGTTACTTTCAATACAATGTCTACCCCCAAAGGAAGACAATTCTCTTTATTGCTTCCCGATGGAACCAAAGTTTGGCTGAATGCGGCTAGTAGTCTCCGTTACCCGACAATATTCGCAGACAATGAAAGGAAGGTGGAAATAAGCGGTGAAGCATATTTCGAAGTAGCGAAAGATGCCAGGAAACCATTTTATGTAAGCATTGGTGGTCGTGCAGCTATCGAAGTGCTTGGTACCAGTTTCAATGTGAATGCTTATGAAAATGAAGTGGCTGTAAATACTACGCTGATCGATGGATCGATTGCCGTGTCTGCATTGTCAGGTACACTAAAGCCAGGCGGCAACAGGGTTGTATTGCAACCGGCACAACTGGCGCGCATCACTACTCAGGCCGGAGCCAATACTCAACCGGAAAAGATACTCGTAGTGGATAATGTAGATACCGGAAAAATTACCGCCTGGAAGGATGGCATCTTCAACTTCAATGGTACAAGGCTGGAAGAAGTGATGCGGCAGCTTGAAAGGTGGTACGATATAAAAGTGGTGTATGAAAAAGAAATTCCCAATATCCGTTTCGGCGGAAAAATGAGCAGGAACCTTAATCTCGATGAATTACTGAAAATACTGGAAGCCTCTGAAGTCAGATTCAGGATGGAAGAAGGTCGTCGCCTTGTTGTACTTCCCTGA
- a CDS encoding SusC/RagA family TonB-linked outer membrane protein, whose translation MRLLAFYLLVASFAVSAKPVAQTITVSGKNFALDQLFNVIEKQTGFMVVYNMDLLENTKPVSVSVRQMPLKDFLKTVFKDQPLGFLVFDNTKTITLSRKQITAPVLKDILNLSPSMDISVRLIAAGTGEPVAGASVTIKGRRAGTISSSAGQFSLSNLSDTASILITSIGFNPVEVSIKRLAALETGTSYLLKTGSVRKVTASEYVITLSLADNILDEAVTTAYSRTSRKLAIGTIGTIKAEDIEKQPVFNALEVLAGKVPGVSVTPISGNRAAPVQVIIRGKNSINETTSTDPLYVVDGIPWTTLNISPYFGRFPTSLGAVQGGFTKTYGENPLLSINPRDIERIDVLKDANATAIYGSRGANGVILITTKKAQKGPASFNMSVSNGLSYVQKYNTLLNTPEYLAVRREALMNDGITPDIYNAPDVMKWDSTKYTDWQRWAAGTGSTTDINARLSGGSLQTNYFLSATYSTIKEPMNLDGKNQRGSFNSSLNHTSANRRFNMTIGNNMAITRVKAYAINDLQSLPPNAPDAYDEKGEFNFEPYRGQYMSEFPFGGLKKPSDSKTFSLASHINVSYELLKGLTLSARAGYNYSQNENGDYTPAAASDPLYPGNYSMAFFGKTLNKSWTVEPQLRYNTYLGRGNLSVQLITNMQSVTTRSETVTASLFPSDEMMKSYMYASLKDFQENYGEYKNVFAVATIRYDWDNKYSINLVGRRDGSSRFGPGKQFGSFGSAGFAWVASEEGWLKKLMPSWMNLVKFSASYGKTGSDNIGDYEYLSRWSNLLVLGGANGMLAYNNVNAFHVIRPLNQDFRWETNLKSDITASLGFLQNKLMLDMTWYSELSKDQLTNVDMPFMTGFGAALENRDAQVRNSGIEFNLSANLINSKDWGLSLSFNIGRNWNKLVDFPSLENSVYKGRLRVGSSTSTMYLLRYTGIDPMTGYYTFEDRNKDGKVYRGSNQFPQEAIDDRYIEVEQEVKYQGGFGINLRWKSLMLSSFFDFENKLGLDPYLLIVPGGRFNSVVPDAIKNNHWKKPGDQAIYPRYTTMPSLLGPIENSDAAWVNRSFVRMNTLSVSWELPATWLNRIKMKGASLAVQTGNLFIFSPYKDINPDMQKLSSAIPRSRTITTRLSFNF comes from the coding sequence ATGAGACTGCTCGCATTTTATCTTTTAGTGGCTTCCTTTGCTGTTTCTGCTAAACCGGTAGCGCAAACCATTACGGTATCCGGCAAAAACTTTGCACTGGACCAGCTGTTCAATGTAATCGAAAAACAAACGGGCTTCATGGTGGTGTACAATATGGACCTGCTGGAAAACACAAAGCCAGTATCGGTTTCCGTTCGCCAAATGCCACTGAAGGATTTTTTGAAAACGGTATTCAAAGATCAGCCGCTTGGCTTTCTGGTTTTTGACAATACCAAAACCATTACACTGTCGAGGAAGCAGATAACGGCGCCTGTTCTGAAAGATATTTTGAACCTGTCGCCTTCGATGGATATTTCTGTGAGGCTGATTGCTGCAGGTACTGGTGAACCGGTAGCAGGTGCTTCCGTTACCATCAAAGGCCGAAGGGCGGGAACCATTTCCAGCAGTGCCGGGCAATTCTCCTTATCGAATTTGTCCGATACGGCTTCCATCCTCATCACCTCGATAGGATTTAATCCGGTGGAAGTATCGATAAAACGACTGGCCGCTCTCGAAACAGGCACTTCTTATTTGTTGAAAACCGGTAGTGTGAGAAAAGTGACTGCATCGGAATATGTGATCACGCTCTCGCTCGCAGATAATATACTGGATGAAGCGGTAACTACTGCTTATTCGAGAACCAGTAGAAAACTGGCCATTGGAACGATTGGTACAATCAAAGCGGAGGACATAGAAAAACAACCAGTATTCAATGCCCTTGAGGTACTGGCAGGTAAAGTGCCGGGAGTGAGTGTTACACCCATCTCGGGTAATCGCGCTGCACCTGTACAGGTAATCATAAGAGGGAAAAACTCTATCAATGAAACTACCAGTACGGATCCGCTGTATGTGGTTGACGGAATTCCCTGGACTACACTGAATATTTCCCCTTATTTCGGAAGGTTTCCTACCTCTCTGGGAGCTGTGCAGGGGGGCTTTACAAAAACATATGGAGAGAACCCATTGCTAAGCATCAATCCGAGAGATATTGAAAGAATCGATGTTCTCAAAGATGCCAATGCCACTGCCATTTATGGTTCACGGGGTGCGAATGGCGTGATTCTCATCACTACCAAAAAAGCCCAGAAAGGACCGGCCAGTTTCAATATGTCTGTCAGTAACGGATTGAGTTATGTGCAGAAATACAATACTCTACTCAATACACCGGAATACCTGGCCGTCAGAAGAGAAGCACTCATGAATGACGGAATTACCCCGGATATCTATAATGCACCTGATGTTATGAAATGGGACAGTACCAAATATACCGACTGGCAACGCTGGGCAGCCGGCACCGGAAGTACTACCGATATCAATGCAAGACTGAGCGGCGGTTCGCTGCAGACTAACTATTTCCTGTCTGCCACCTACAGCACAATAAAAGAACCCATGAACCTCGATGGAAAGAACCAGCGGGGCTCATTCAACTCCAGTTTAAATCATACCAGTGCAAACCGCCGGTTCAACATGACCATCGGAAATAACATGGCCATTACACGTGTGAAAGCTTATGCCATCAACGATCTGCAATCGTTACCCCCGAATGCACCGGATGCGTATGATGAAAAGGGAGAATTCAATTTTGAACCCTACAGGGGACAGTACATGAGTGAATTTCCATTCGGTGGTCTTAAAAAGCCGAGTGACAGTAAAACCTTTTCATTGGCAAGTCATATCAATGTTAGTTACGAATTGCTGAAGGGATTGACCCTTTCAGCAAGAGCAGGCTACAACTATTCCCAGAACGAAAATGGCGATTATACACCCGCGGCTGCCAGCGACCCCCTTTACCCAGGAAACTATTCAATGGCCTTCTTTGGTAAAACCCTGAACAAAAGCTGGACGGTTGAACCGCAATTACGCTACAATACTTATCTGGGAAGAGGCAACCTGTCTGTACAGCTCATTACCAATATGCAATCTGTAACCACCCGTAGTGAAACAGTTACCGCCAGTCTTTTTCCCAGTGATGAAATGATGAAGAGCTATATGTATGCCAGCCTGAAAGATTTCCAGGAGAACTATGGTGAGTATAAGAATGTTTTTGCTGTAGCAACAATCAGGTATGATTGGGACAATAAATATAGTATCAACCTCGTGGGGAGAAGGGATGGATCTTCCCGTTTTGGCCCCGGCAAACAATTCGGGAGCTTCGGATCTGCTGGTTTTGCCTGGGTAGCATCGGAAGAAGGATGGCTTAAAAAACTAATGCCCTCCTGGATGAACCTTGTAAAGTTCAGTGCCAGCTACGGCAAAACAGGTTCCGACAATATTGGTGATTATGAATATTTGTCGAGATGGTCGAATCTTCTGGTACTTGGAGGAGCAAACGGTATGCTTGCCTACAATAACGTCAATGCCTTTCATGTGATCAGACCGCTGAACCAGGATTTCCGATGGGAAACCAATTTGAAGTCTGACATCACAGCTTCACTGGGATTTCTCCAGAATAAACTCATGCTGGACATGACCTGGTACAGCGAGTTGTCGAAAGATCAACTGACAAATGTTGATATGCCGTTTATGACAGGTTTTGGTGCTGCATTGGAAAACAGAGATGCCCAGGTGCGCAACAGTGGTATCGAATTCAACCTGAGCGCAAATCTGATAAATTCAAAGGATTGGGGGCTCAGCCTTTCTTTCAATATCGGCAGGAATTGGAACAAGCTGGTTGATTTTCCCAGTCTCGAAAATTCTGTGTACAAAGGAAGATTAAGAGTAGGTTCCTCCACCTCCACCATGTATTTACTCAGATACACCGGCATTGATCCCATGACGGGGTACTATACTTTTGAAGACAGGAATAAAGACGGGAAAGTGTACAGAGGCAGCAATCAATTCCCACAGGAGGCTATTGATGACCGTTATATTGAAGTGGAGCAGGAAGTGAAATACCAGGGTGGCTTTGGCATCAACCTCAGATGGAAAAGCCTTATGTTGTCATCTTTCTTCGATTTCGAGAACAAACTGGGGCTGGATCCTTATCTGCTGATTGTTCCCGGAGGGAGATTCAATTCCGTGGTACCGGACGCCATCAAAAACAACCATTGGAAAAAACCGGGAGATCAGGCTATCTATCCCAGGTATACCACCATGCCTTCCTTGCTGGGCCCCATCGAAAATTCCGATGCAGCCTGGGTGAACCGGTCGTTTGTACGAATGAATACGCTTTCCGTATCCTGGGAGTTGCCTGCCACCTGGCTCAACCGTATTAAAATGAAAGGAGCTTCACTGGCGGTTCAAACAGGAAACCTTTTCATCTTCTCGCCCTATAAGGATATCAACCCCGATATGCAAAAACTGAGTTCGGCCATCCCGCGTTCCAGAACTATTACCACCAGGTTGTCATTCAATTTCTAA
- a CDS encoding RagB/SusD family nutrient uptake outer membrane protein encodes MDIAPPINSVTTEELFADNKQAEWAMAGIYSKMINGTDYVFIEEGANVNFAAGLSTIQGALSADEMVPGVSRAGTPETNAMQNKLTIASGARTDAIWISAYRIIFDANALIEGIEASTAIALTDSVRKQLTGEALAIRAFTYFYLVNFFGDVPLLINSDYRKNAVQPRSAVAKVYEQIKTDLVRAKSLLNDDYKLHNTERVRITKWFAEALLSRVYLYTGEYQPAIISATAVIDQASLFSIEPDLNNVFTPASKECIFQLKPSQEQKAFVLNNSHPEAYLLHLVTGLMPNYIISQPLLDAFEINDQRKIKWTETLNQQLIAAKYKRSGQPEYYTVMRLAEMYLIRAEARLLLSPANKADAIDDLNVLRKRADVDELDDLLTIPQVTQAIAHERRVELFAEWSHRWFDLKRTGKAHDVLSAIPYKQPWWGDYQFLYPIPAGEIRLNANLSQNPEYNSR; translated from the coding sequence TTGGATATTGCACCTCCGATCAATTCCGTTACCACAGAGGAACTATTTGCCGATAACAAACAGGCGGAGTGGGCAATGGCGGGTATCTATTCCAAGATGATCAATGGTACTGATTATGTATTCATCGAAGAGGGAGCAAATGTCAATTTTGCGGCTGGTCTTTCCACTATTCAGGGAGCCCTGTCAGCTGACGAAATGGTACCGGGAGTAAGCCGTGCCGGTACGCCGGAAACGAATGCGATGCAGAATAAACTCACCATTGCTTCAGGAGCCAGAACAGACGCTATCTGGATCAGTGCATATAGGATCATCTTCGATGCCAATGCACTGATCGAAGGCATCGAAGCATCAACCGCAATAGCGCTTACCGATAGCGTCAGAAAACAGTTGACAGGAGAAGCCCTTGCCATCCGTGCATTCACTTATTTCTACCTGGTAAACTTTTTTGGAGATGTGCCGTTGCTGATCAATTCCGATTACCGGAAGAATGCAGTCCAGCCCCGGTCGGCTGTGGCAAAAGTGTATGAGCAGATCAAAACCGATCTTGTCAGAGCAAAGTCATTGCTGAACGATGATTACAAGCTGCACAATACGGAAAGAGTGCGGATCACTAAATGGTTCGCTGAAGCACTGCTGAGCAGGGTATACCTCTACACGGGAGAGTACCAGCCAGCGATCATTAGTGCCACAGCTGTGATCGATCAGGCTTCCCTGTTCTCAATAGAACCTGATTTGAATAATGTGTTCACACCCGCAAGCAAAGAGTGTATCTTTCAATTGAAACCATCACAGGAACAAAAGGCTTTTGTACTAAACAACTCACATCCGGAGGCCTATTTGCTGCATCTCGTAACAGGCCTGATGCCAAACTATATCATCAGCCAGCCATTGCTCGATGCCTTCGAAATAAATGATCAGCGAAAAATAAAATGGACGGAAACGCTGAACCAGCAGCTCATTGCTGCCAAATACAAGCGTTCCGGACAACCGGAATACTATACCGTGATGCGCCTGGCAGAAATGTACCTTATCAGGGCAGAAGCCAGACTGCTGCTATCTCCTGCAAACAAGGCAGACGCCATCGACGACCTGAATGTATTGAGAAAAAGAGCCGATGTGGATGAGCTGGATGATCTGCTTACAATACCACAGGTCACCCAAGCCATTGCCCATGAACGTCGGGTGGAATTATTTGCAGAATGGAGCCATCGCTGGTTCGACCTAAAAAGAACAGGTAAAGCCCACGATGTATTATCTGCCATTCCCTACAAGCAACCCTGGTGGGGCGACTATCAGTTTCTCTATCCCATTCCGGCCGGAGAAATAAGACTGAATGCGAACCTGTCGCAGAATCCTGAATACAATTCAAGGTAA
- a CDS encoding DUF4397 domain-containing protein, translated as MMLSTYFNADRISSFRSRILIALPVMLSIMVGSCKKTTLNTGNPATLQVFNALDEEVALRANLSGNHPIQYSTAQLMYNKFYLPNNNVFYIQSFPQPFSVYSETDTLPKDNPVLDIDLDLEKGKVYSLFLHGNKTNAAYTLISDQLPTPVAGDSVTFIRFANFSTGQVMSANLKGEPYGSLIQNLAFKSVSAFIPVKADMSVTDHEIEIRDQTSGTLIATYITYGLNRNSPYWSSPSMWLYKINTLVLTGKPGGSGSDMQMIYQMPHWW; from the coding sequence ATGATGCTTTCTACATATTTCAATGCTGACCGGATCAGCAGCTTCCGGAGCCGGATACTTATTGCCCTTCCTGTAATGCTGTCAATAATGGTGGGCAGTTGTAAAAAAACAACCCTCAATACTGGCAATCCTGCCACCCTGCAGGTTTTCAACGCCCTTGATGAGGAGGTGGCATTGCGTGCGAATCTATCCGGCAATCATCCCATCCAGTACAGCACTGCGCAATTGATGTACAACAAATTTTATTTGCCGAACAATAATGTCTTCTATATTCAATCTTTTCCACAGCCATTCAGTGTCTATTCCGAAACTGATACACTGCCTAAAGACAATCCGGTACTGGATATCGATCTCGATCTGGAAAAAGGGAAAGTATACTCTCTCTTTTTGCATGGAAACAAAACGAATGCAGCCTACACGCTGATCAGCGACCAGCTTCCCACACCTGTTGCAGGAGACAGCGTCACGTTTATACGCTTCGCCAACTTCAGCACCGGCCAGGTGATGAGCGCCAACCTGAAGGGAGAACCCTATGGATCGCTCATTCAAAACCTGGCATTTAAATCTGTTTCAGCATTTATTCCGGTGAAAGCCGACATGTCTGTTACAGACCATGAAATTGAGATCAGAGACCAGACAAGCGGCACCCTCATTGCCACATACATCACTTATGGACTGAACCGGAATAGTCCATACTGGTCTTCACCCAGTATGTGGTTGTACAAAATCAATACACTGGTGCTTACCGGAAAACCGGGAGGGAGTGGAAGCGACATGCAAATGATCTACCAGATGCCGCATTGGTGGTAA
- a CDS encoding ABC transporter ATP-binding protein — protein sequence MSTVLKVENLSHRYSSAWAIRDISFEISKPGVIGLLGSNGAGKSTTMNIICGVLNQTEGEVYINGINKREQPRLAKKQIGFLPQTAPLYSDFTVQEYLTYTADLRFIESSMVKKSVSEAMERTGISHFSSRLIKNLSGGYKQRVGIAQAIIHKPRMVVLDEPTNGLDPNQIIEARKLIKEIAQEHTVLLSSHVLSEINLLCRDIIMIEGGRIVFSDSMESFNNYIQPASVLAKMNRPPAETELLKIAGVTKVQFLSEQHCRIWFSGNTAITQNIITASVQHHWELQEINLERSILDDVFKQLSQS from the coding sequence ATGAGTACGGTATTAAAAGTGGAGAATCTCTCCCACAGATATTCCAGTGCCTGGGCTATCCGTGATATCAGTTTCGAAATCAGCAAACCGGGTGTGATAGGATTGCTCGGCTCCAATGGAGCCGGCAAATCCACCACCATGAATATCATTTGTGGTGTATTGAATCAAACGGAAGGGGAAGTGTATATCAACGGGATCAATAAAAGGGAGCAACCCAGACTGGCGAAAAAGCAGATCGGTTTCCTGCCACAGACAGCTCCCTTGTACAGCGACTTTACAGTTCAGGAATACCTTACCTATACTGCTGATCTCAGATTCATCGAATCATCAATGGTAAAAAAATCAGTGAGTGAAGCAATGGAAAGAACAGGCATCAGTCATTTCAGTTCGAGACTGATCAAAAACCTGTCGGGAGGGTATAAGCAGCGCGTGGGCATTGCACAGGCCATCATTCATAAGCCTCGCATGGTGGTACTGGATGAACCCACCAATGGGCTTGATCCGAACCAGATCATCGAAGCGCGGAAACTGATCAAAGAAATTGCGCAGGAACACACGGTGTTGCTGAGCTCTCATGTGCTGTCTGAGATCAACCTGCTTTGCAGGGATATCATCATGATCGAAGGAGGCAGGATAGTGTTTTCGGATTCGATGGAATCTTTCAATAACTATATACAGCCTGCTTCGGTGCTGGCAAAGATGAACCGGCCACCTGCGGAAACTGAATTGCTGAAGATTGCCGGTGTTACTAAAGTGCAGTTCCTCTCAGAGCAGCATTGCAGGATCTGGTTCAGTGGCAATACGGCTATTACCCAAAACATTATTACTGCCAGTGTGCAGCATCACTGGGAACTACAGGAAATCAATCTGGAGAGATCCATACTCGATGATGTGTTCAAACAATTATCCCAATCCTAA